In Streptomyces sannanensis, the DNA window TTCGCCGGCCCGGGAGGGCTGGACGTGGCAGCGCAGGCGCTCGGCGTTCCGGTCGTCGTCGGTATCGAGTGGGACGACGACGCCTGCGCTACACGCACGGCAGCCGGCCTCCCGACGAAAAACGGGGATGTACGCGATTTCAAGCCGAGCGATTTCGAAGACGCCAACGTGTTGGCCGGCGGGCCGCCGTGTCAGACCTTCACCGTCGCCGGGAACGGTGAAGGAAGGGCCGCGCTCGATCAGGTTCTTGAATTCGCGAATCGTTATGCTGCCGTGCAGCCGGGGCGCCACGACGAGGAGTTCGCGGCGATTCGCGACGACCTCAAGCAGCTCAGCGACGAACGTACCGGACTGGTCCTGGAACCGCTGCGGTGGGCACTTGAGGCGCTCATCGACGGACGGCCTTACCAGGCGATCGTCCTCGAACAGGTTCGTGCGGTACTCCCGGTCTGGCAGGCGTTCGGGGAGATCCTCAAGAGCAAGGGCTACACGGTAGCCGACCCGGAGATCCTCCACACCGAGGAGTTCGGGGTTCCTCAGACCCGTCGTCGCGCCATTCTGATTGCCCGCTGGGCGGGCGATGGCGCGAAGATCGAGGAGGCGCCGGAGATTCCCGAGCCTTCTCACCGACGTTACAGGAAGGGTGCCAATCGAAATTCGGGGAATTCATCCCGCCTTCCCTGGGTGACAATGCGGGAGGCGCTCGGGCGAACGGACTGCTTCGAGGTGGTCTCCAACTACGGCACCGGCGGTAACCCGAAGGCACGAGGACGACGCCGGTACGACGAGCCTTCCGCCACCGTGACCGGCAAGGGTTCACGCAACAAGCTCGACTGGCGTGGCCGGGACCTCGGGGTGTTCTCGCTCGCTGAGCTGGGTGTACTTCAAACGTTCCCCCGGGACTATCCGTGGCGACGCGAAAACGGCGACGACGTCGACGCTCCCGGTGCACGCAGCGTCATTGCCCAGCAGATTGGCAACGCCGTGCCGCCACGGCTGGGCATACATGTCCTCGCGTCCGCGCTCGGTTTGCACGAAGAGCTGGAAGCCGCGATCAAGCTCCAGTACGACTACTGAGCTCAGACCCTGTTGTGCTGGGCGTGCCCTCGCTCCCGTTCGGATGATCGGTCGGCTTCGGCGCTGGCCGTGTGCACGCTTCTCCTTATCGGGGCCGTGGTGGGCAGGCCGGTGGCCCGGCTGTCGCGTCGAGTGGTCAGCGTGACTCCGCTGCCGGTCCCTCTGATCTGAGGAACTGGCAGCGGAGGGCGCGCGATGTGGCCGCTGCCCGGCAGCTTGCCGCCGCACTCGGCTTGCAAGCCAGACGAACCACACGGGCTCCCAGATTCAGGACGCCTCGATGGTCTTGCCCCCTCTAGAAAGCGCAGCATCCATCGTGCTGCTGCGCGAGCAGCAGATCCAGATGGCAGACACGGTCATCGGCATCAACGGCCACACCGACACCAAGATGACGTCATACGCATCACGCTGGAACCGCACGAGTCCGGCATGCCTGATGACGCTGACGCTCTTCTCCGGGCGGGCCATTCGATAGCTGCCAGCAGTCCCGTCCAGACCGCTGCAGGCTGGACCGTCGTCGTGGCGCTCAGGCCGCCTCCCATTCAGCCTCGAAGTGCATCTGAGCCCGGTCCAGGATGTCGTCCGGGTCCCCGCCCTGAGCAGCCAGCCAGTGGAGCAGGTCGGCGATGATGTCGGTCACAGACTCCTCCAGGACCGTGTAAGTCGGCACGACGTTCCTGCTCCCGGCCGTCCTGCGGTACTCCTCAAGCACAGCCGCCGCCCGCTGGACCCGTACGCACTGACTCGAGGGTTCCAGTGCCAGCTCGCACCACACCGCCTTGCCGGTTGCTGTTACGAGCGTGCCCCATCCTGCGGACAACGCGGACAGCAGGTGGAGCCCCCGCCCGCACTCCGTATCACTGTCGACTGAGGTCAGAGCCGGCACCGCGTGACTGTCATCGTGGAGTTCCACGCGCAGCACGTGCTGGAAGGCCTCAAGAACGAGAGTCGCCGCCGCCCCCTCCCCGACATGCTTGATGACGTTCGTCGCCAGCTCGCTGACGGCCAGTTCCGTCTCATCGGCCACCGGCCGCAAACCCCACTGGCCGAGGGTCGACCGCACCGCCTTCCTCAAGTGACGCAGTTCCGCCGGCGCCGCCGTGAACGGCAGCACGCTTCGGAGTCGCGATCCGGGGATTCCGTGGTTGGGCATGGAAGACACTCCCTTCCGCGCCACGACAGCGCTGCGCCCACCGTGCCCGTACGGCGACGCTGCGTAGCGCTACTGCTGGCGAGTATGGCAGCGAGAAGTCCCGCCATGTAACTTCTCACGAGAATCCATCGGGTGAATCCGGTGGTCTATCAACTCCACGCTTGCCTAGCCTGTTTGCGGCCGCCGACCAGCACCCGGCGGCCGGGGAGGAAGCCGCATGTCCGCTAGGACCACAACGCGTCGCCGACAGCTCGGCGCGATGATGCGCAAGCTCCGAGCCCGCAAGGGGATGACGCTGGAAGAGGCCGGCCAGCTCGTCGGCGTATCGAAGGCCACCGTCAGCCGGTACGAGACACAGACCGGCCCGGTGAAGTGGCTGGTAATCGACGCACTCTGCCGCGAGTACGAGGCGACTGAGGCCGAGCGTGAGGCCGTCGTCGGTCTCGCCAAGGACGCCAAGCAGCAAGGGTGGTGGAGTTCCTTCGCCGACCGAATCCCGGAGAGTATGAACCTGCTGCTCACCCTTGAGGATGAAGCCGTCCGGGAGGACCACTTCTCATGCCTTTACGTGCCGGGACTCCTGCAGACGCGCGACTACACCACGGCGGTCCAGCAGGCCAACGAGCTCCGGCGCGCACCGGAGGACATTGAGCGCCTGGTGGACATCCGCATGAAGCGCCAGGAGATCCTCGCCCGGCCGGAGCCGCCGCACCTCTGGGCAATCCTGGACGAGTCCGTGATCCGGCGTGTGGTCGGTTCACGCGAGATCATGCGCGAGCAGCTCAGCCACTTGCTGCGGGCGAACGAATCCCACCACATCACGCTCCAGGTGCTGCCCTTCGCCAAGGGCGCTCACGCGGCGGCGCTCGGGAGCTTCGTGATGATCGGCGGCAAGGAGCCCTCGCTCGACGTCGTGTACGTGGACCTTCACGTCGGCTCGCTCTTCATGGAGAAGGATGAGGAGTTGGAGCGATACAGACTTGCGTTCGACTACCTTCGCGCACAAGCGTTGGACATGGCCGCGTCGTCGGCCTTGATTGAGCGCGTACGCAAGGAGATGTGATGCACCAGAGCGACAACCCCGTGCCGGATACGGCCTGGTTCAAGTCCTCGTACAGCGGAGCCAACGAGACGGAGTGCGTCGAGACTGCCTACGTTCCGCACCTCGCCCTGGTCCGGGACTCCAAGCAGCCGGCTGGCCCCCGTCTGGCCTTCAGCGAGACCGCTTGGAACGGATTCCTGATGGCTTTGAGGAATCAGAAGCCGGCGTGAACCTCAGGCCTCGCGCTGTCCGAAACACAGCGGGGCGACGGGTCCGCCGCGCTCATCAATCCGGCCTGCGAGGAGCTGCGATGGATAGCGACAACGTCCAGTGGATCAAGTCCTCATACAACGGCGGCAGCGGCACGGAGTGTGTGGAAACCGCCCGTGTGGGCGCCGAAACGGCTGTCCGCGACAGCAAGGACCTGCTCGGGCCGCGGCTGGCCTTCGCTGCTCGCTCCTGGGCTGACTTCGTCGGGGCAGTACGGGCAGGCCGCCTCGGCTGATCCGTCCGCAGGCTACCGGGCCTGGTTGGCAACGCCTCTGCCTGCTGGCAGAGTTGATCGCCACAGCGTGAGGCTCAGGGGGGGCGGGCAGCAGCATGGGGCGGGGGCTCTTACGTCGGCAGGTCGCCGTCGCGGTGTGTTCCATCGTGCTCGCCGGCGTCGCGTGGACCTGGCCCGTCAAGACCGATGACGCCGTCGACGCCACGCAGTTCACCGTTGCCTTCTTCGCCACGCTGCTGACCGGCGAGGCCGTGATCTTCGCGATCACGTTTTCAGCCGCGAGTAACTGGCCCTCGCTGCGGGCCATCGACAGCCATATCGCCTTCCGTGAGTGGGTGCTGATCGGCTGGATCGCCGTCATGTTCATCGCGTGCGGGCTCCTCGGGCAAAGCGACAGGAGCACCACCTACGGCGCCCTGCTCTTCCTCCTTGCCAACGTCTTCGGCGTCTTCTCCTTCGTGCGGCTATTCGGGCTCGCCAGCGTCGGCGGGCGCAATCGGCTGCTACGGCAGACCCTCGCACAGGGGCTCGGCAGGGTGCGCGACGGTGAACTCGGCGACGACCCCACCGTGGCGGCGTATCTCGGCGCCCTCGATCAGGTCATTAGCGGAAACGATCCTTCGGGAATGCGTAACCTCGTCGGCCAGCTCGTCGAGGCGAAGGTGGACGCGCCCGCCAATGAGCACGCCGTCGCCCTGCACCTTGAGGTGCTGCACCGCCTGTGCCGGGCCGCGCTCGTCCGTGGGGCTGATCCGATCGTCGTCGTCGGCTGCGCCGATTCCCTGGTCGCGTCCGTACTGAGCCAGGCTCGCGCGCTGCCCGACGCTGCTACCGCGCTGGGCGTCACCAGTCGCTATCTCGCCTGGCTCGGCAGCGCCTCCACCATCATGTCCGTGCGTGGAATCGCCTCCAGCCGGGCCGCCCGTGAACTCGTCGCGATGTCCGTGGACTGCCGGTTACGCATCCTGCAGTGCGTCGATCCCGATCCCAAGACCGTGAGCACGCCCGAGGAGGCCGTCTCTGTCCTCGATGATCCGGTCGGGATGATCCTGTGGGCCAGGGACTTCACCGAGTTCCATGGGGCACACCAGGCAAGTGCCTTCTACGGCATGTATCAGTTCCTCACCGGACGGAAGTTCATGGGGAACTACTGGGATGGCGCCTCCATCCTCAGTTCGATGCGAGAGGCGTTGTATGGGGACCAGGACCCCGCCACCGGCCAGGCAGCGGACGCCGCCCGCCAGGCCTTCGGGTCGCCCGCCGGGTACGACCGGTTCTGGGCGCTTGTCTCCGTCGGTGCCATCGCCACGCTGCGAGATACCCGGCTTGTGCATCCGCCTGAGCTGGTACGCCCTGAGTTCACGCCGGACCCGCAGCTACTTGGTGCGTATCTGCGCACCTTCGCCACACACCGTTGGTTCACGACGGCCGACGAGGCGCACGAAGCGCTGCTGACACTCATGAGCGGTACGGATCCGGCCGACTCGTCGTGGGAGCAGATACGTACCCGCGCGGCCCGCACCACACTGCGCGTACCAGCACCACGTACCGAGCCACACGAAAGGCCGTCCGCCCTGGTCCTCGCCATCGCCTGCCGGCTTGCGCCCCTTGCGCCTGGTGAGTCCGACGTCGAGCTACGGGCCTTCCTCGGCGCGCTGCCCGTGCCTGCGCTGTCGGCCGCTGCCGCACTCGCCGCCCGCGTACTGCCTGGCGCAGACGGCAACGGCGACCCCTGCGAGGCCATCGCCACCGGGCTCCAGGTGATGCAGCTTGTCGGTGCACATACCCGGGATAGCCGATGAACCCCGATATCTGGCGCCAGCGCGTCGCGCGCCTCGCAGACCCGGCCGTCGAGGCCGCCGTCATCGTGCAGTGCGGTCTCGACTGGCTGCGCCCGCGACGGCTTACCTTGCGCAATGAGGTCGACTCGGTGGTGATGGCGGCGCAGTTACGACGCGGTGTCTCGCTTCGGATCACCCGGCTCGTACTCCACAACCTCCCGGCGGCAACGAGCCGAGAGGCCGACGCAGACGCCGTGCAGAAGGCCTTCGACGCATGGCACTACCGGCTGGCTGCCACCGGCGCCCTGCTGTCGGGCCCGGCCCCACGCATACACCGCCTCATCATCCGCGGGGACCAGACCTCGGCGCCCGTACCGGATATGGTCGAACTGCTGGAAGGCGGCCGTTGGTCCGACCGCGAGCGGGCGTCACAAGCCCTGCACATTGTCGGTACTGCAGCCGCCACAACACCACTGACCAGCTACGACGTGGATCTGGCAGGCCCGTTCGGTGACGGTGATCCCTCGGTCCACATGTGAGGAGAGGGAGAGTCTCTTGCCCTACGCCCCGGAGAACTCACACGACCGCAAGTTCCTAGAGCAGGCCATCTCCATCTCGCGGCACGCCTTGGAGGACGAGGGCAAGACGCCCTTCGGGGCGCTTGTCGTGATCGACGGGGAGGTGGTGGGTACGGGCACCAGCTCCGTAGTGGAGCTGCGCGACCCGACCGCGCACGCCGAGGTCATGGCGCTGCGCGCGGCGGGACAAAGTCTGGGCCGGCATCTGCTGGAAGACGCCGTCATGTACTCGAGCAGCGAGCCGTGCCCGATGTGCCTGACTGCCTGTTACTGGGCCCGTATTCCGCGCCTTGTGTACGCGGCCAACAGCCGTGATGTAGCCGTCAATGGCTTCGAAGATCTGCAGTTCTACCGGGAGCTGGCGCTACCCAACGCGGAACGTGGTCTGCTGGTGGAGGTCGCCGTCGAAGGGGAGCTGAAGGACCGCGCGGCGGAGGCCCTGACCGAGTGGGCAGCACAGCTGCCCTTCCCCGTCGAGCCGAAGCTGTGAGCCCGCAGAGATCGGCAGCGTTGATACAAGCCGTTGAGGAGCAGCGATGAACATCACGGCTGTAGACCGAAGACGCACGTGAGTTGCCGACCCGGCGCACACTGCACTTCGCGTCGGGCCTGCGGTGTTCCTGGCGCAGTCATTCCAAGTACGTGTGAGGCGGGGCCTCGTAGCGGTGGCCCGTGGGGCTCGTCCAGTGGGTCACGCCGGTGTCGGGGGCACGGGTGACGGTCCAGCCGGGGTGGTGGGTTTTGAGCAGGTGGTGGCGGCGACACAGCGGGTGGAGGTTGTCCGGGGTGGTCTGGCCGCCCGCCTCGGGGACGTGGTGGTTGAAGGGGTCCCGGTGGTCCAGGTCGCAGCGGTGGGCGGGCTGGTTGCAGTGCGGGAACGTGCAGTGCGCATCGCGGGCGATGACGTGACGGGCGGTCTCCGCGGTGGGCTTGTAGGTGGTGGGGTCCGTCTTGATCAGCAGACCCGTGTCCGGGGCCGTGATCAGGCGGCGCCAGACGGTGCCCTCGGCGAAGGCGATCTCGCGGGCCTGGCCGGCGGTGATGGGGCCGTAGCCCTTGAGGTCCGCCACTCCGCCCTCGACGCCGAGCAGAACGTTGAGGGGGACAGTGACCTGCACGACTGCTGCCGTCCGTCCGCCCGAGGTGGCTTCCCCTTCTGCGGTGGGGCGGTTGAGAATCAGGTCGACCAAGGCGTCCGCCCGCTTCTGGTCGGCCGTGCGGCACGGGTCGGTGAAGGTCGCCGCGTGCGCGTCGACGGCGGCGTCCATGCGGGCGGCCTGTTCCGCCGGGACGATCGCGCCGAACAGGGCCATCCCGTCGTGCCGGGGGTGGTGCACCATCTCCCGTTCGCGCTTGCGCCGTTCATGACGTTCGGCCGCGCCGTCGGGGTCGGCGTGGACGACGGTCTTCGCCAGCAGGCGCCGGGTGGCCCCGGCCGCCAGCGTGGGCAGCTTGGGCGCTACCGCTTCCTCGACCTGGGCCGCCACTTCGGGAGACAGCACCTCGCAGGCCTCGGTGACCGCCTTCGCCTGCTGGTACGAGATGTCCCCGGCCTCCAGCAGGCCCAGTGTGGTGGGATGACGGGCCTCGAGGGCGCGGGCGACCCCGAGACGGTCGGCGGCGGTGGAGCCCGCGAGTTTCAGGGCGCAGCCTACTTCCTCGACCGCGGCGTTCCACTCGGCCTGCACCTGCTCGGTCCAGCCCTCGGGAAGCTCCTCGTCGATCTTCGTGTCCAGCGCGGCGAGGAGACGCACCTGCCGGCCGTCCAGCCAGGCCCGGTGCCGCTCCCACGCCCCCAGGGCGTCGATCATCCCGGCGCGGGACAGCTCCTCGACGTCGAGTCCTTCCAGCAGTACGGCTGTCTGCGCGCACGGCACGGCGGTGCTCAGATGCGCGGCCCATTCGTCCGGCGTCACCGGGCCGGGAGCCCGACTGGTGGTCATCCCCCATCACCCCCTGCGATGGCCGACCCCCGCCGCACGGGCGGGTTACCTACCCTTCATTCTCCCTCACTCACCGTAGTGATGCCAGGTCAAAGGCACCACTCATTCGAGTGAGAGTTCGATGCACGGCTGCCGACTCCGGCCCTTGCTCTCCGGAGAACTCACACGACCGCACGTTCCTCGAACAGGCCGTCTCCATCTCGCGGCACGCACTGGAGGACGAGGGCAAGACGCCTTTCGGTGCGCTCGTCGTGATCGACGGGGAGGTGGTGGGTACGGGCACCAGCTCCGTCGTGGAGCTGCGCGACCCGACCGCGCACGCCGAGGTCATGGCGCTGCGCGCGGCGGGGCAGAAGCTCGGCCGGAATCTGATGGAGGACGCCGTCATGTACTCCAGCATCGAGCCGTGCCCGATGTGCCTGACTGCCTGTTACCGGGCCCGTATTCCGCGCCTTGTGTACGCGGCCAACAGCCGTGATGCAGCTGTCAATGGCTTCGAAGATCTGCAGTTCTACCGGGAGCCGGCGCTACCCA includes these proteins:
- a CDS encoding DNA cytosine methyltransferase, encoding MPAPFKIIDLFAGPGGLDVAAQALGVPVVVGIEWDDDACATRTAAGLPTKNGDVRDFKPSDFEDANVLAGGPPCQTFTVAGNGEGRAALDQVLEFANRYAAVQPGRHDEEFAAIRDDLKQLSDERTGLVLEPLRWALEALIDGRPYQAIVLEQVRAVLPVWQAFGEILKSKGYTVADPEILHTEEFGVPQTRRRAILIARWAGDGAKIEEAPEIPEPSHRRYRKGANRNSGNSSRLPWVTMREALGRTDCFEVVSNYGTGGNPKARGRRRYDEPSATVTGKGSRNKLDWRGRDLGVFSLAELGVLQTFPRDYPWRRENGDDVDAPGARSVIAQQIGNAVPPRLGIHVLASALGLHEELEAAIKLQYDY
- a CDS encoding ATP-binding protein yields the protein MPNHGIPGSRLRSVLPFTAAPAELRHLRKAVRSTLGQWGLRPVADETELAVSELATNVIKHVGEGAAATLVLEAFQHVLRVELHDDSHAVPALTSVDSDTECGRGLHLLSALSAGWGTLVTATGKAVWCELALEPSSQCVRVQRAAAVLEEYRRTAGSRNVVPTYTVLEESVTDIIADLLHWLAAQGGDPDDILDRAQMHFEAEWEAA
- a CDS encoding helix-turn-helix transcriptional regulator; its protein translation is MSARTTTRRRQLGAMMRKLRARKGMTLEEAGQLVGVSKATVSRYETQTGPVKWLVIDALCREYEATEAEREAVVGLAKDAKQQGWWSSFADRIPESMNLLLTLEDEAVREDHFSCLYVPGLLQTRDYTTAVQQANELRRAPEDIERLVDIRMKRQEILARPEPPHLWAILDESVIRRVVGSREIMREQLSHLLRANESHHITLQVLPFAKGAHAAALGSFVMIGGKEPSLDVVYVDLHVGSLFMEKDEELERYRLAFDYLRAQALDMAASSALIERVRKEM
- a CDS encoding DUF397 domain-containing protein — translated: MHQSDNPVPDTAWFKSSYSGANETECVETAYVPHLALVRDSKQPAGPRLAFSETAWNGFLMALRNQKPA
- a CDS encoding DUF397 domain-containing protein → MDSDNVQWIKSSYNGGSGTECVETARVGAETAVRDSKDLLGPRLAFAARSWADFVGAVRAGRLG
- a CDS encoding nucleoside deaminase — encoded protein: MPYAPENSHDRKFLEQAISISRHALEDEGKTPFGALVVIDGEVVGTGTSSVVELRDPTAHAEVMALRAAGQSLGRHLLEDAVMYSSSEPCPMCLTACYWARIPRLVYAANSRDVAVNGFEDLQFYRELALPNAERGLLVEVAVEGELKDRAAEALTEWAAQLPFPVEPKL
- a CDS encoding HNH endonuclease signature motif containing protein; translated protein: MTTSRAPGPVTPDEWAAHLSTAVPCAQTAVLLEGLDVEELSRAGMIDALGAWERHRAWLDGRQVRLLAALDTKIDEELPEGWTEQVQAEWNAAVEEVGCALKLAGSTAADRLGVARALEARHPTTLGLLEAGDISYQQAKAVTEACEVLSPEVAAQVEEAVAPKLPTLAAGATRRLLAKTVVHADPDGAAERHERRKREREMVHHPRHDGMALFGAIVPAEQAARMDAAVDAHAATFTDPCRTADQKRADALVDLILNRPTAEGEATSGGRTAAVVQVTVPLNVLLGVEGGVADLKGYGPITAGQAREIAFAEGTVWRRLITAPDTGLLIKTDPTTYKPTAETARHVIARDAHCTFPHCNQPAHRCDLDHRDPFNHHVPEAGGQTTPDNLHPLCRRHHLLKTHHPGWTVTRAPDTGVTHWTSPTGHRYEAPPHTYLE
- a CDS encoding nucleoside deaminase, which produces MRVRCTAADSGPCSPENSHDRTFLEQAVSISRHALEDEGKTPFGALVVIDGEVVGTGTSSVVELRDPTAHAEVMALRAAGQKLGRNLMEDAVMYSSIEPCPMCLTACYRARIPRLVYAANSRDAAVNGFEDLQFYREPALPNAERGLPAEVAVEADLQERAAGALAEWATQLPFPVEPKP